One segment of Natronosalvus halobius DNA contains the following:
- a CDS encoding type I 3-dehydroquinate dehydratase, giving the protein MGTNRDGGWDENRTLAFETFTLAASTADLSEEPAARGRADCLEFRMDLADAPLAALESYDGELPILATNRAAWEGGEADDEGRLEALVEATAIEAVGAVDVELESVLAGDADDLLEVARERGVAVVASTHDFEGTPPRSELVRTLTEAGKHADVAKLAVTAETNGDALALLSATEQLTAHGDRVATMAMGEVGRHTRAVAPVYGSKIGYAPVDPEQATAPGQYDLETLSRLVAALESTD; this is encoded by the coding sequence ATGGGCACGAACAGGGACGGGGGTTGGGACGAGAACAGGACCCTCGCGTTCGAGACGTTTACGCTCGCCGCCTCGACGGCCGATTTGAGCGAAGAGCCGGCGGCTCGAGGCCGTGCGGACTGCCTCGAGTTTCGGATGGACCTCGCCGACGCGCCGCTCGCAGCGCTCGAGTCCTACGACGGCGAGCTACCGATCCTGGCGACGAATCGTGCGGCCTGGGAGGGCGGCGAAGCGGACGACGAGGGGCGACTCGAGGCGCTCGTCGAGGCGACCGCCATCGAGGCCGTCGGGGCGGTCGACGTCGAACTCGAGTCGGTACTCGCAGGAGACGCGGACGACTTGCTCGAAGTGGCCCGCGAGCGCGGCGTCGCCGTCGTCGCCTCGACGCACGATTTCGAGGGGACGCCGCCGAGATCCGAGCTGGTACGAACGCTCACCGAAGCGGGGAAGCACGCCGACGTGGCGAAGCTAGCGGTGACGGCGGAGACGAACGGCGACGCGCTGGCGTTGCTCTCGGCGACCGAACAGCTGACGGCGCACGGCGACCGGGTGGCGACGATGGCGATGGGCGAGGTCGGCCGGCACACCCGGGCCGTGGCCCCGGTGTACGGCTCGAAGATTGGGTACGCGCCGGTCGACCCCGAGCAGGCGACCGCACCGGGACAGTACGACCTCGAGACGCTTTCGCGGCTGGTCGCGGCACTCGAGTCGACGGATTGA
- a CDS encoding transcription initiation factor IIB, with protein MTNARLSARARRTETETETESEDVADSDLACPECTGQLVVDDEHGETICEDCGLVVEEDSVDRGPEWRAFDSAEKNKKSRVGAPTTNTMHDKGLSTNIDWRNKDAYGNSLGSRQREKMQRLRKWNERFRTRDSKERNLKQALGEIDRMASALGLPNNVRETASVIYRRALNEDLLPGRSIEGVSTSCVYAAARQAGVPRSLDEIADVSRVEKNEIARTYRYVVRELGLEVQPADPESYVPRFASGLELSDEAEHRARSLLRNAKEKGVHSGKSPVGLAAAAVYAAALLTNEKTTQAAVSDVADISEVTIRNRYHELLEAEETLGLA; from the coding sequence ATGACCAACGCACGACTATCCGCCAGAGCCCGACGCACCGAAACCGAGACCGAAACCGAATCAGAGGACGTCGCAGACAGCGACCTCGCCTGTCCGGAGTGTACCGGCCAGCTGGTCGTCGACGACGAACACGGCGAGACTATCTGTGAGGACTGTGGCCTCGTCGTCGAGGAAGATTCCGTCGACCGCGGCCCGGAGTGGCGCGCGTTCGACTCCGCCGAGAAGAACAAGAAGTCCCGCGTCGGCGCGCCCACGACGAACACGATGCACGACAAGGGTCTCTCGACCAACATCGACTGGCGGAACAAGGACGCTTACGGCAACTCCCTGGGCAGTCGCCAGCGCGAGAAGATGCAGCGCCTGCGAAAGTGGAACGAGCGCTTCCGCACGCGCGACAGCAAGGAGCGCAACCTCAAGCAGGCCCTCGGCGAGATCGACCGTATGGCCAGCGCGCTCGGCCTCCCGAACAACGTCCGTGAGACCGCCAGCGTGATCTACAGGCGGGCGCTCAACGAGGACCTCCTGCCCGGCCGGTCCATCGAGGGCGTCTCCACGTCCTGTGTCTACGCCGCCGCCCGCCAGGCCGGCGTCCCGCGCAGCCTCGACGAGATCGCCGACGTAAGCCGCGTCGAGAAGAACGAAATCGCGCGCACCTACCGCTACGTCGTCCGCGAACTCGGCCTCGAGGTCCAGCCGGCCGACCCCGAGAGCTACGTCCCCCGCTTTGCCTCGGGACTCGAACTGTCCGACGAGGCCGAGCACCGCGCCCGCAGCCTCCTGCGAAACGCCAAGGAGAAGGGCGTCCACAGCGGCAAGTCGCCGGTCGGCCTCGCGGCCGCCGCGGTGTACGCCGCTGCCCTGTTGACCAACGAGAAGACTACCCAGGCAGCCGTCAGCGACGTCGCTGATATCTCCGAGGTCACGATCCGAAACCGCTACCACGAATTGCTCGAGGCTGAGGAGACGCTGGGTCTGGCCTGA
- the yjjX gene encoding inosine/xanthosine triphosphatase, with translation MHVAVGSTNPVKVQATERALERYDPSVADVTVDSGVAEQPTGQRETITGAKTRARRALEAIDADWGVGLEGGIARIDGTDDLYLIMWAAITDGERDGLGSGPSLRLPTVVAERLERGAELGPVMNDLLGTTDIAETEGAAGALTDGLTDRTTALAAAVSCAAGPFVTPYYD, from the coding sequence ATGCACGTCGCCGTGGGCAGTACGAACCCGGTCAAAGTCCAGGCTACCGAACGCGCCCTCGAGCGGTACGACCCGTCCGTCGCCGATGTCACCGTCGACTCCGGCGTGGCCGAACAGCCGACCGGCCAACGCGAGACCATCACCGGCGCAAAAACGCGAGCGAGGCGCGCCCTCGAGGCGATCGACGCCGACTGGGGCGTCGGCCTGGAAGGCGGCATCGCTCGAATCGACGGCACCGACGACCTGTACCTGATTATGTGGGCAGCCATCACGGATGGCGAGCGGGATGGCCTCGGGAGCGGGCCAAGCCTTCGACTCCCGACCGTCGTCGCCGAACGCCTCGAGCGAGGCGCCGAACTCGGACCCGTGATGAACGATCTGCTGGGGACGACCGACATCGCCGAAACCGAGGGCGCTGCCGGCGCACTCACTGACGGATTGACCGACCGAACGACGGCACTCGCGGCTGCCGTTTCCTGCGCCGCAGGGCCGTTCGTGACGCCGTACTACGACTAG
- a CDS encoding DUF7123 family protein, producing the protein MSTAVAADLTSKQTRILRYLREHAATKTYFKSRLIGEELGMTAKEVGANITAIQDGDYDIEIEKWGYSSSTTWKVLL; encoded by the coding sequence ATGAGCACAGCAGTCGCCGCCGACCTCACGAGCAAACAAACCCGTATCCTGCGGTACCTCCGCGAACACGCCGCGACCAAGACCTACTTCAAGTCCCGACTGATCGGCGAGGAACTCGGGATGACCGCGAAGGAAGTCGGCGCGAACATCACAGCAATCCAGGACGGCGACTACGACATCGAGATCGAGAAGTGGGGGTACTCTTCGAGTACGACCTGGAAAGTACTCCTGTAA